The following is a genomic window from Bacillus sp. V2I10.
AATTTCTGCAGCTCTGTTTCTGTATCAAATGCAGCAAAACTCAATTCCTTCCGAACAAAGCACTCAAATGGACAAAGATGAAGCTTCTTTATTAATCGGAGAACAGGTTTTAGAAGAGGATCCCGATTCAGATGCTGCCAATGAAGAGCAGACAGTCATTGTTGATGTAAAAGGGGAAGTTCAAAAGCCTGGTGTATATGAAATGAAGCATGGAGAAAGGTTTCATCATGTTATTGAAAAAGCTGGCGGCTTAACGAAAGCTGCGGATGCGGTCCAAATCAATCTTGCAGCGATGCTTGAAGACGGAATGGTTGTCTATATCCCAAAACTCGGAGAGACAGCAGAAGATAACGTTCAGCAGCCTGCAGCAGCTGGAGTTGACGCGGGAGAACAGAAGGTCAATCTTAATCATGCAACAGCAGAAGAGCTCCAGACGCTCACAGGAATTGGCCCGGCAAAGGCGGAAGCCATTCTTTCTTACCGGGAAGAAGCGGGAGGTTTCAAAACGATTGAGGATCTCATGAACGTTCCAGGGATAGGAGAAAAATCATTCGAAAAATTTAAAGACAGTATTTCTGTAAAATGAATTGACGGGCTTTTCCTTCTATCGATACACTAAAGGAAGAGCTACAGCTACTTCTACAAATGGGGGATAACATGAACAGAATTTCCTGGAATCAGTATTTTATGGCACAAAGTCATCTGCTTGCGCTAAGAAGCACATGTACTCGCCTTGCAGTAGGAGCAACAATCGTCAGGGACAAGCGCATTATTGCCGGAGGATATAACGGTTCGATTGCAGGAGGTGTCCATTGCATTGATGAGGGATGCTATGTAATCGATAATCACTGTGTGAGAACCATTCATGCAGAAATGAATGCTTTGCTGCAATGTGCTAAATTTGGCGTGCCGACCGCAGGAGCAGAAATATATGTAACACATTTTCCTTGTCTGCAATGCTGCAAAGCCCTTATTCAAAGCGGCATCAAAAAGGTCTATTTTGCTGAAAGCTACAAAAATCACCCGTATGCAGCCGAGCTATTTGAACAAGCAGGTGTTCATGTAGAGCAGGTTGAGACGAATGAGGACCCTTTAGCTTCCGAACAGAGAAAATTTATTGATGAATTGCTTGAAAAATTAAATGATGACCCTGAGCGGAATACGCTTTTAGAAAAAGCAAAAAAGCTGTTCAAAAGCAACGTATAATTTCGGCATGTCTAAAATAAGCTATCAAGGAAAGCTCATCTATTTTGCGGCAGCAGCCGGTTTAGCCGTTGCTGCTGCAAAATTTCCATTCGACCCGATTTCCCTCTTCATTATACTTCTCTTTTATGCACATCTTCTTTTACGCAAAAAAATGACTTTGCTGATTGGCTGTATGGGCATTTTCACCCTCTTCATTCTTCATTTTTACGCAGAAGAAAAAGGCAATATTACAGGATTCGCTGAAGGCAGAATTACTGTTCAAGGCAAATTCGCTGACTTTCCTGAAATAGACGGGAATCAATTGAAAGGTGTTATAAATGTTAACAAAGAAAAGATAACTGCCGTATACTATTTCAGTTCAGAGGAAGAGAAAAACAGGTTCAAACTATTGGAAATAAGTACATCTTGTACATTTAAAGGGGAATTAAAGCCCCCTAAACATGCAACGAACCCGAATGCTTTTGATTATTCAGAT
Proteins encoded in this region:
- a CDS encoding helix-hairpin-helix domain-containing protein, which codes for MEILKKYKYLLGLIGISAALFLYQMQQNSIPSEQSTQMDKDEASLLIGEQVLEEDPDSDAANEEQTVIVDVKGEVQKPGVYEMKHGERFHHVIEKAGGLTKAADAVQINLAAMLEDGMVVYIPKLGETAEDNVQQPAAAGVDAGEQKVNLNHATAEELQTLTGIGPAKAEAILSYREEAGGFKTIEDLMNVPGIGEKSFEKFKDSISVK
- a CDS encoding ComE operon protein 2 — translated: MNRISWNQYFMAQSHLLALRSTCTRLAVGATIVRDKRIIAGGYNGSIAGGVHCIDEGCYVIDNHCVRTIHAEMNALLQCAKFGVPTAGAEIYVTHFPCLQCCKALIQSGIKKVYFAESYKNHPYAAELFEQAGVHVEQVETNEDPLASEQRKFIDELLEKLNDDPERNTLLEKAKKLFKSNV